DNA sequence from the Amycolatopsis sp. Hca4 genome:
GGGCGTAGCCGCCCGCGACCACGACCGCCGTCGTGCTGCCGAAGATCCTGATCGCCCGCTCGCGCCGCGGGCGGGTGACGCCGAGCGTGCGCGCGGCGCTCGCGAAGCCGTGGTGGATGTGCAGGCCCAGCATGGCCAAGGCGACCAGGTAGATCAGGTTGACCCACCAGACCCGGAAATCCGCCACGAGGTTGTGGTACGGGTCGCCGGGGACGAAGTCCCGGTTCACCGCGCCGACGGTGAAGTCGAGGATGTGCCAGACGACGAACACCGCGAGCGTCGCGCCGCCCCAGCGCATGGTCCGCACCGCGAAGGTCGCGCGCGACGGCTGCCGGTGGACGTAAGCGACCGGCCGGGCGCGGCGGTCGCGCCGGGCCAGCTGCACGGCCGCGGTGACGTGCAGGACCAGCGCGGCGAGCAGGACCGCGCGCTGGAGCCAGAGGAACCACTCGCGGCGCAGCACCGGTTCGCCGATCGTGCGCAGCCAGCCCGCGTAGTGGTTGAGCTCGGCGGCGCCGAGGAACGTCTTGAGGTTGCCGACCATGTGCGCGAACACGAAGGCGAGCAGGAGCAGGCCGGTCACCGCCATGACGGCCTTCTTGCCGATCGTCGAGGCCCAGAAGCGCCGGACGGCGGAGCGCCGGTGCGGGGCGAGGGTGTTCACCACGCCATCGACGTTAAGAGCGCGTCCACCAGAGGTCAAAGACATGATGGCTCTCTTTTTGATAGGATGATCCTATGCAGTTCCAGCAGCTGGCCTACTTCGTCGCCGTCGCCGAGCACCGGCACTTCACCCGCGCCGCCGAGCAGGTGCGGGTGGCGCAGCCGTCGCTGTCGCAGCAGATCCGCGCGCTCGAACACGATCTGGGCGCGCCGCTGTTCCACCGGATCCGCGGCAACGTCTCCCTCACCGAGGCCGGGGAAACGCTGCTGCCGATCGCGCGGCGGATCCTCGCCGACACCGAAACCGCCCGGCTGGCCGTCCGGGAACTGGCCGAGCTCGACCGCGGGCGCGTCCGGCTGGGTGCGCCGCCGAGCCTGTGCACCGGCCTGCTGCCCGCGATGCTCGCGGCGTTCCGCCGCCGGTACCCGGGCATCCAGCTGGAGCTGCACGAAAGCGGGTCGGGCGACCTCCGGCAGCGGCTGGCCGAGGGCGCGCTGGACCTGGCGCTCCTGGCGGGCGCCCGGACCACCGCCGACGCGGGCCTGAGCGCGACCCCGCTGCTGCTCGAGGAACTGGTGGT
Encoded proteins:
- a CDS encoding succinate dehydrogenase cytochrome b subunit produces the protein MVNTLAPHRRSAVRRFWASTIGKKAVMAVTGLLLLAFVFAHMVGNLKTFLGAAELNHYAGWLRTIGEPVLRREWFLWLQRAVLLAALVLHVTAAVQLARRDRRARPVAYVHRQPSRATFAVRTMRWGGATLAVFVVWHILDFTVGAVNRDFVPGDPYHNLVADFRVWWVNLIYLVALAMLGLHIHHGFASAARTLGVTRPRRERAIRIFGSTTAVVVAGGYALVPVAIMTGLVH
- a CDS encoding LysR family transcriptional regulator, whose translation is MQFQQLAYFVAVAEHRHFTRAAEQVRVAQPSLSQQIRALEHDLGAPLFHRIRGNVSLTEAGETLLPIARRILADTETARLAVRELAELDRGRVRLGAPPSLCTGLLPAMLAAFRRRYPGIQLELHESGSGDLRQRLAEGALDLALLAGARTTADAGLSATPLLLEELVVISAPDAPVAGERLGIEQLADVPLVMFRRGYDVREATVDACRAAGFEPSFAIEGGEMDAVLALVRAGVGAAVVPSTVAGDRFRMTRFTPDAGMTRVVQLAHRADLEPTRAVRALRAAIAGFVADPARRASLPPGIESLVDSGAVS